tgttatagTAGAAATGAAATAATCTGACCATCCAGTCCAAAAGAATACGACTTTTGTTCCAACCAGCATGAAATCATATACAAGTAGAAGGTCTGGAGTAAAACTTGACTAAGAAAGAGCAATGGATGTCTCTGATTTagaacataggaacagccatactggatgagaccaaaggtccatctatcccagtagtCTATCTACCCACAGCAGCCAAAACCTGCCTCTTCAGTGGGAAAGAACAGACCAGGAGATCAAGTGACCCATTCCCTGTGATCTCTTCTCACAGCCTGAGACACCATCCCTGACCATACTGGTGAACAGAcagtgatggacctatcttccagaAATTTATCTGGTTTAAAGGCTCATACCACGAGTGTTTTAAGtttcacagtggctatgtctacactacatccctacttggaagggagcatggtaagtaaggtatTGGGAATTAAAGTGCTGAAGAGaagtaaaaggactttgaagtaccctgggcacttcgaagtatcgACAGGTGAGCCGCGGCgagacacaagccagcacttcgacgTTTAAAACTTCTGAGTTGCCAGGAGggggtaatttgcttaatgaagtgctgcatatgtaccacaCCTCTTtcttaataaactcccaacaccctacttaccatcctgccCTCCAAGTAGGggcatagtgtagacatgcccagttTGCTTTATGGCTCAAAAAAATTGGAAACCAAATAATTGTCTCTCTTCTTTCTGTGTGAGTCTATAGATTTCCATTTTCCCCTCATATATGCAGGTTGCTTCAGGATCAATGAACATTGCAAGTCCTAATGTACAGGATGAAGAGATGAATATTCAAGAAGTGTGGAGGGGAAAAGCAAGGAAATGATTTTGGCCATACTGGCTCTCACACCTTAGTTGTTTGTCCACTGCCTTGGATGGTCAACCACTTAATAATATGAGTCTCGTTGTGTCTATTGACTCATGAGTAGATGGCTACTTACTCTGGGTCTGTCAATGTAACAGACAGCCCAACTTGACTCTGTTCACTCCATCAatatttcattgttttctttttacagATACGTACTATGGAGAAAGAGCGAGGGACAAATCAGACGCTCATTATGGAATTCATCCTTTTAGGATTTGGGAATGATCCTGAACTGCAGCCACttctcttttttctgtttctggTGGTCTACATTGTAACTGTGGTTGGGAACCTCCTCTTCGTTGCACTAGTTGTGGCTGATCAGCACCTTCACATCCCCATGTACTACTTATTGGGGAACTTGTCCTGCCTGGAGATCTGCTACACCTCCACCACTCTGCCCAGGCTCTTGGCCAGTCTCCTGACAGGAGACAGAACTATTCCAGTGAAGAATTGTATTGTGCAGGTATTTTTCTTTGGTATCATGTCCAATACAGAAAATCTGCTGCTCACGGCAATGTCTTACGATCGCTATTTAGCGATATGCCTTCCCCTACATTATACTACTCTGATGAATGGCAGGGTTTGTTCCCAGCTAGTGGTAGGGTGCTGGTTAACCAGCTTACTCTTTTGCACTATTGTAAATGTTTTCCTGTTCCAATTAACGTTCTGTGAttccaaagaaattgaccatttcttcTGTGATTTTTCACCCATAGTAAATTTGTCCTGTAGTGACACCCACACCCTGGAATTGCTGACATTTGTTCTTGCTGTCATAGGAACGTTTGTTCCCTTTCTACTCACCCTGGCATCCTACATTTGTATCATCACCAGCGTCCTGAAGATCCCATCCAGCACTGGGaggaaaaaggccttttccacctgctcctctcacctcattgtaCTTGCAATTTTGTATGTGACTGTTTTGACTGTCTATGTCATTCCAATGGCTGAAAGTCACAAAGTCCTacataaaatattctctgtcttctacacAGTCCTGACTCCCATTATCAACCCTGTTATCTACAGCCTGAGAAACAAGGAGGTAAATGAGTCCCTGAGAAAAGCAATCCTGGAACTAGCAGCTTACAGAAGCAGGCATAGAATGTGATTGGAAACATTTTACCACAGGAAGAAATAGAGATGAATTGATATAGGTATTTAGATATGGCCCATTTTAATAGATGAGAACATAATTACCCATTACCGCCCTTTGTtcttccctctctgtctctcctgttacagtggttctttctttctttctttcacatatgCAATACACACTTTTTTATGTAAACTTCACACTGTAAGagaaattctttcagaaattGGACTTTTCCTCCAAACTCACATTTCCGTAAACGACGCGGCTCCATTGACCTGTAAATGAAAAATAGCCCCTAAAAACTTCAAGGACCTTTCCATCTTTGGAGAAGCTCTGTTTCTCTTACACTCCAATGCCATCCAACGCCAGTCATTATCAACTTCGTTTTCTAATCTTCCAGTAAAAATTAGGAAAATGCTGCCACTACAATTAATGGAGAACTGCGATTAGGCCATATACTAGGCATATCTTTATCGAGCCGGAAAAAAACGTTCTCCATAAGGTTGTACAGATCAGGATATATA
The window above is part of the Carettochelys insculpta isolate YL-2023 chromosome 32, ASM3395843v1, whole genome shotgun sequence genome. Proteins encoded here:
- the LOC142004483 gene encoding olfactory receptor 6C75-like, whose translation is MSEKHMIASPVKIRTMEKERGTNQTLIMEFILLGFGNDPELQPLLFFLFLVVYIVTVVGNLLFVALVVADQHLHIPMYYLLGNLSCLEICYTSTTLPRLLASLLTGDRTIPVKNCIVQVFFFGIMSNTENLLLTAMSYDRYLAICLPLHYTTLMNGRVCSQLVVGCWLTSLLFCTIVNVFLFQLTFCDSKEIDHFFCDFSPIVNLSCSDTHTLELLTFVLAVIGTFVPFLLTLASYICIITSVLKIPSSTGRKKAFSTCSSHLIVLAILYVTVLTVYVIPMAESHKVLHKIFSVFYTVLTPIINPVIYSLRNKEVNESLRKAILELAAYRSRHRM